TTAATGATTGAGCTCCTCTGTTCCTGCAGTGATGTTTGACAGACTATAAAGTACACCTGCGGATGGAGCCATCAACACAGACGACCCACAGCAATCCCAGGTCAAAGCTCACATGCTTGTGGCCATTGGGACAGGCAACAATCGATAACCAGTCTGTACCAGCGGGGTTGGACTGAGAGACGCCAGTTCTGCAAAATAATGGTTTCGTGAATGCAGCATTTGATTTATATCAGAAAATTAATCTTGAAAAATTCATCACTTTTGTTCATACAACGTTTAATATGATGACTGTTCAGTTCACCTTTGGAATAAGGCCCCTTGAGCATTGACACCAAAGATATTGCCATCAGTTGCTACTTCAATCATGGACAGAAGTCCAGGAATATTCACAAAAGAGCCGGACCCAGAACAGGCATTACCAGACACACCCTGCACAAGACCGAAAGAAACAAACCAGTCAGCCGTATCATCACGTCAAGAAATTGTTTGCTGCTTCCACACcagtttctttatttctttagtCATGTCAGAAAACCAAATGTTTACTTTATTGttgtacttttaaaaacctGGTGTATTTGAACTTGTACTCAAGCCCCTGTATTTAACATTGTGACATTACCTTCATGAAGAAGATTTGGTCAATGCTGTTCACTCCCCAACAGCTGTACGGGCCACAGCTGTAATACTTCAGCTTTCCACCAAGTTGAATCCAAGGAACAGAGTTGGATGGCAAATTGTTGTTAgcatccatatttaaacaatatatgtCATCATACATATTGACACCTGCAACATTCTGATCTCCTCCAGCATCCACCTGTTTGAGAAGGCCTAACAGTACAAGCAACAGGTTGGATGAAAGATTAGTCAGTTTAACTGGAAGAATAACAGTTACACCTCATTTTAAAGGCCATTCCTTACagtgtacatttacatttattcactgTGCAGTTGtctttatccaaagcaacttacaagtgaggaatacaacaagcgaatCATTGTGAagaggcaaatagacacaagaagtgctcacaacACAAGTTTCAGTTACATTGCTTAGAGTAGCATAAGATAGAATAGGGAGGGATTAAAGGAAGTGAAAGCATAGAGAAAGTACCCAAGAAAGCATAGAGAGCATAGAGAAAGTACACAAGAAAGTActggtaactacatgggttaaggtaTAAGGTAACTATAATTCGGTTAAGGTtatgtttaggggtaggttcagggttagtaacTAGTTATAACCCAGTTATTGTAATTTCTACAGTATAATAAGTACAAAGTATCTACATGcagaacaggactgtaaaataaagcgcTATCAGAATGACAATAAGCTGATGTCATTGGTACTGTGATTTTAAAACAATGTCTCCAAACTAAAATCACATACATTAATAACAGATTAAACATATCTTATGATTTCTGTAACTCTTCACCTGCAATCTGCACAAGGCTGCCACC
This genomic stretch from Megalobrama amblycephala isolate DHTTF-2021 linkage group LG2, ASM1881202v1, whole genome shotgun sequence harbors:
- the LOC125256376 gene encoding fish-egg lectin-like isoform X1, with translation MKRRAMNLYHSILLLFSCQFIHTLALNCEMICGTLKQIDAGAGSVVGVNDQNEVFVLNNNVFTKVFTSLKHFSVGPAGQFGVDTANNIFKVRGGSLVQIAGLLKQVDAGGDQNVAGVNMYDDIYCLNMDANNNLPSNSVPWIQLGGKLKYYSCGPYSCWGVNSIDQIFFMKGVSGNACSGSGSFVNIPGLLSMIEVATDGNIFGVNAQGALFQRTGVSQSNPAGTDWLSIVACPNGHKHVSFDLGLLWVVCVDGSIRRCTL
- the LOC125256376 gene encoding fish-egg lectin-like isoform X2, whose translation is MNLYHSILLLFSCQFIHTLALNCEMICGTLKQIDAGAGSVVGVNDQNEVFVLNNNVFTKVFTSLKHFSVGPAGQFGVDTANNIFKVRGGSLVQIAGLLKQVDAGGDQNVAGVNMYDDIYCLNMDANNNLPSNSVPWIQLGGKLKYYSCGPYSCWGVNSIDQIFFMKGVSGNACSGSGSFVNIPGLLSMIEVATDGNIFGVNAQGALFQRTGVSQSNPAGTDWLSIVACPNGHKHVSFDLGLLWVVCVDGSIRRCTL